One region of Pygocentrus nattereri isolate fPygNat1 chromosome 14, fPygNat1.pri, whole genome shotgun sequence genomic DNA includes:
- the rpl14 gene encoding 60S ribosomal protein L14 — MVFKRFVEIGRVAFVAFGPNEGKLVTIVDVIDQNRALVDGPCTGVRRQAMPFKCMQLTDYVIKIPHSARQKFVRRAWEKAEINKKWTESSWAKKIEARQKRAKMNDFDRFKVMKAKKMRNRIIKREVKKLQKAASTAAKKA, encoded by the exons ATG GTGTTCAAGCGCTTCGTAGAGATCGGCCGCGTCGCCTTCGTTGCCTTCGGGCCTAATGAGGGCAAGTTGGTGACGATCGTGGATGTTATTGATCAGAACAGG GCGCTGGTGGATGGACCCTGCACTGGCGTGAGGAGGCAGGCCATGCCCTTCAAGTGCATGCAGCTCACAGACTACGTCATCAAAATCCCTCACAG CGCTCGTCAGAAGTTCGTGAGGCGCGCCTGGGAAAAGGCTGAGATCAACAAGAAGTGGACCGAGAGCAGCTGGGCCAAGAAGATCGAAGCCAGACAGAAG AGAGCCAAGATGAACGACTTCGACCGCTTCAAGGTCATGAAGGCCAAGAAAATG AGGAACAGGATCATCAAGCGTGAGGTGAAGAAGCTCCAGAAAGCTGCGTCCACCGCAGCCAAAAAGGCCTGA